The Ptiloglossa arizonensis isolate GNS036 chromosome 13, iyPtiAriz1_principal, whole genome shotgun sequence genome window below encodes:
- the Mrpl28 gene encoding mitochondrial ribosomal protein L28, with protein MSVKQFSQRLYYMPKITRWTKGIGAELPNEYKKFWKEWKIQQPTAVHYIKQEGTYWRNEETEVVSPIQNVPIPLLYPKELHQGIWGGEAVIQGFQKKGQYHRRYPHFWFPQLKKSVVYSEVLDTYMSVIVTNRTIHLIHEHYGFDHYLLKTPACDLVSELALKIKRKILLALVDKTLYPTDPVKKEEIYAKYKEYITVYTREEIEWYGLTYKEACKKWIKQKQELKQVQPLKMIYRSQLIAQLKNNDHIEVKQVETYSSWLRKLNPLAKNSNTK; from the exons atgtcGGTCAAACAATTTAGTCAG cgTTTGTATTATATGCCAAAAATAACACGGTGGACAAAAGGAATTGGTGCAGAATTACCAAATGAGTataaaaaattttggaaagaatGGAAAATACAACAACCAACTGCTGTTCATTATATTAAACAGGAAGGCACGtattggagaaatgaagaaacagaaGTTGT GAGCCCAATTCAAAATGTTCCAATACCATTATTATACCCTAAAGAACTACACCAAGGAATATGGGGTGGTGAAGCCGTGATACAAGGTTTTCAAAAGAAAGGTCAATATCATCGTAGATATCCTCACTTTTGGTTTCCTCAGCTTAAGAAGTCTGTAGTATATAGTGAAGTTTTAGACACATATATGAGTGTTATTGTCACCAATAGGACAATTCATTTAATTCATGAACATTATGGTTTTGATCATTATTTATTAAAG ACTCCCGCCTGTGACTTAGTGTCTGAACTTGCACTAAAGATAAAACGTAAAATACTTTTAGCATTGGTAGATAAAACTTTATATCCAACTGATCctgttaaaaaagaagaaatttatgCCAAATACAAAGAGTATATAACAGTG TACACACGTGAAGAAATTGAATGGTATGGTTTAACATATAAGGAGGCTTGTAAAAAGTGGATAAAACAAAAGCAAGAATTAAAGCAAGTGCAGCCTTTGAAAATGATATATAGGTCTCAGCTAATTGCACAACTTAAAAATAATGACCATATAGAAGTAAAACAGGTAGAAAc GTATTCAAGCTGGTTGAGAAAACTAAATCCACTTGCCAAAAATTCAAAcactaaataa